A section of the Apodemus sylvaticus chromosome 10, mApoSyl1.1, whole genome shotgun sequence genome encodes:
- the LOC127694132 gene encoding olfactory receptor 1-like, translating into MPGNNQTVISQFLLLGLPISPEHQHLFYALFLTMYLTTILGNLIIIIIILLDSHLHTPMYLFLSNLSLTDLGFSSVTMPKLLQNMQSQVPSIPYAGCLTQMYFFLFFGDLESLLLVAMAYDRYVAICFPLHYTNIMSPKLCVSLVLLSWVLTTSHAMLHTLLLTRLSFCENNVIPHFFCDLSVLLKLACSDIHINEMVILIIGGLFVILPFLIITVSYACIVSSILKVPSAQGIHKLFSTCGSHLSVVSLFYGTIIGLYLCPSANNSTLKNTVMSMTYTVVTPMLNPFIYSLRNRDMKGALKRVLQKKIIF; encoded by the coding sequence ATGCCTGGAAACAATCAGACTGTcatctctcagttccttctcctggGCCTGCCCATCTCCCCAGAGCACCAGCACCTATTCTATGCCCTATTCTTGACCATGTACCTCACCACCATCTTGGGgaacctcatcatcatcatcatcattcttctggactcccatctccacacacccatgtacttgtTTCTCAGCAACTTGTCCCTCACTGATCTCGGCTTTTCTTCTGTCACAATGCCCAAGCTGCTGCAAAACATGCAGAGCCAAGTACCATCCATCCCCTATGCAGGCTGCCTGAcacaaatgtatttctttttgttttttggagacctTGAGAGTTTACTCCTTGTTGCCATggcttatgaccgctatgtggccatctgcttcCCCCTTCATTACACCAACATCATGAGCCCCAAGCTCTGTGTGAGTCTGGTGCTTCTGTCCTGGGTGCTGACCACGTCCCATGCCATGTTGCACACTTTGCTCTTAACTAGGTTGTCTTTCTGTGAAAACAATGTGATCCCCCATTTTTTCTGTGATCTGTCTGTTCTTCTGAAGCTGGCCTGCTCTGATATTCACATTAATGAGATGGTGATATTGATCATTGGAGGGCTTTTTGTTATACTTCCATTTCTAATCATCACAGTTTCTTATGCATGCATTGTCTCCTCCATCCTCAAGGTCCCTTCAGCTCAAGGCATCCACAAGCTCTTCTCTACTTGTGGTTCTCATCTGTCTGTGGTGTCACTATTCTATGGGACAATTATTGGCCTCTACCTATGTCCATCTGCTAATAATTCTACTCTAAAGAACACTGTCATGTCTATGACATATACAGTGGTAACTCCAATGTTGAACCCCTTCATCTATAGCCTGAGGAACAGAGACATGAAGGGAGCTCTAAAAAGAGTgcttcaaaagaaaattatcttctGA
- the LOC127694786 gene encoding olfactory receptor 1500-like: MTGNNQTFILEFLLLGLPISSEYHLLFYALFLAMYLTTVLGNLLIIILVRLDSHLHTPMYFFLSNLSFSDFCFSSVTMPKLLQNMQSQVPSISYAGCLTQMFFFMVFADLESLLLVAMAYDRYVAICFPLHYTSIMNIKFCASLVLVLWMLTTSHALMETLLMARLSFCEKNVILHFFCDISALLKLSCSDTYVNELMVFIMGGLFSIIPFLLIGMSYLRIFLTIFKVPSSQGIRKFFSTCGSHLSVVSLFYGTIIVLYLCPSGNNSTVKKSAMAMMYTVVTPMLNPFIYSLRNRDMKRALISVCSKKISL, translated from the coding sequence ATGACTGGAAACAACCAAACTTTCATCTTGGAGTTCCTCCTCCTGGGTCTTCCCATCTCATCAGAGTATCATCTCCTGTTCTATGCCCTGTTCCTGGCCATGTACCTCACCACCGTCCTGGGAAACCTGTTAATCATTATTCTCGTTCGACTGGATTCccatctccacacacccatgtacttttttctcagcaacttGTCCTTCTCGGatttctgcttttcctctgtTACAATGCCCAAATTACTTCAGAACATGCAGAGCCAAGTACCGTCCATATCGTATGCAGGCTGCCTAACTCAGATGTTCTTCTTTATGGTTTTTGCAGATTTGGAGAGCTTACTCCTTGTggccatggcctatgaccgctatgtggctatCTGCTTTCCTTTGCATTATACTAGCATCATGAACATCAAGTTTTGTGCTTCATTAGTGCTAGTACTGTGGATGCTGACAACATCCCACGCCCTGATGGAAACCCTACTCATGGCTAGATTGTCTTTTTGTGAGAAAAATGTGATTCTCCATTTTTTCTGTGATAtttctgctcttctgaagttgTCCTGCTCAGACACTTATGTTAATGAGTTGATGGTATTTATCATGGGTGGGCTCTTCAGTATTATTCCATTTCTACTCATTGGTATGTCCTATCTAAGGATTTTTTTGACTATTTTCAAGGTTCCATCTTCTCAGGGCATCCGCAAGTTCTTCTCCACCTGTGGTTCCCATCTGTCTGTGGTGTCTTTGTTTTATGGGACAATTATTGTTCTCTACTTATGTCCATCAGGTAATAATTCCACTGTGAAGAAGAGTGCCATGGCTATGATGTACACAGTGGTGACTCCCATGCTGAACCccttcatctacagcctgaggaacagagATATGAAGAGGGCTCTAATAAGTGTCTGCAGTAAGAAAATCTCTCTGTAA